From Mercenaria mercenaria strain notata chromosome 17, MADL_Memer_1, whole genome shotgun sequence, the proteins below share one genomic window:
- the LOC123538855 gene encoding interferon-inducible GTPase 1-like encodes MAEEKTPIPKDLKRKLEEAASGGDVAKLKDLINKKNNEWKEIPLNIAITGESGVGKSSFINAIRGISADDDGGAYVDVVEATTEIKPYKHPKNKSLLLWDLPGVGTPRFPRSSYLKRVNFEKYDFFLILSAGRFREDDLWLAKEIQSLKKNFHFVRTQMDVEMEKDKKGHPKTHSKRKVIEKVRIDCTKNLKEHGLTNSSVYLIDNYSPLDFDFDALTRALIEKAPGHKREAMILSMSVLTDGVIERKVETLKKRIYLVSILSAVGGAIPIPGFQAVVDLALLKKEVAFYQSQLGLDAETIEKHARILNTESRQLQKKLGLRSFSLAATAEGIAKSVSVEAVSRLLGRALPVAFPVVGSLASAGLSYVVSITSLEYFLSILSEDARKINSALLKKYLQSRL; translated from the coding sequence ATGGCAGAAGAAAAGACACCAATCCCTAAAGATTTAAAGCGCAAGTTAGAGGAAGCTGCCTCAGGTGGTGATGTTGCAAAGTTGAAAGatctaataaataagaaaaacaatgaatGGAAAGAGATTCCTCTTAATATTGCAATAACAGGCGAATCTGGTGTTGGAAAGTCAAGCTTCATCAATGCGATCCGTGGTATATCTGCAGACGATGATGGCGGAGCCTATGTCGACGTTGTTGAAGCAACTACAGAAATAAAACCATACAAACATCCTAAGAATAAAAGTCTGCTCCTCTGGGACCTCCCTGGAGTTGGAACACCAAGATTTCCCAGGAGCTCCTATCTGAAACGAGTGAATTTTGAGAAGTACGACTTCTTCCTTATCCTGTCGGCAGGTAGATTTAGAGAAGATGATCTGTGGTTGGCTAAAGAAATCCAGAGCCttaaaaagaattttcattttgtaCGCACGCAAATGGATGTTGAGATGGAAAAAGATAAGAAAGGGCATCCAAAAACGCATTCAAAAAGAAAGGTCATCGAAAAGGTTAGAATCGATTGCACAAAAAACCTCAAAGAGCATGGTCTCACTAATTCCTCTGTATATCTGATCGACAACTACTCTCCTTTGGACTTTGATTTTGATGCATTAACTAGAGCACTGATCGAAAAAGCACCAGGACATAAGAGGGAAGCAATGATACTTTCAATGTCTGTCCTTACAGATGGGGTTATCGAACGAAAAGTGGAAACTCTCAAAAAGAGAATTTATCTGGTTTCTATTCTCTCAGCGGTTGGTGGTGCAATACCAATACCTGGATTTCAGGCTGTTGTTGATTTGGCCCTTCTCAAAAAAGAGGTGGCTTTCTATCAAAGTCAGCTTGGGCTTGACGCTGAGACAATTGAAAAACACGCAAGAATTCTAAACACGGAGTCTAGGcagttacaaaaaaaattagGCCTACGAAGTTTTAGTCTGGCAGCGACAGCTGAAGGTATTGCAAAATCCGTTTCAGTTGAAGCAGTTTCTAGACTTCTTGGAAGAGCACTGCCCGTGGCATTCCCGGTTGTAGGTAGTTTGGCATCCGCGGGGTTATCATATGTAGTTTCTATTACAAGTCTTgaatattttcttagtattttgtCAGAGGATGCCAGAAAAATAAATTCGGCTCTGCTGAAGAAATACTTGCAATCCCGTTTATAG